The proteins below come from a single Parageobacillus toebii NBRC 107807 genomic window:
- the accB gene encoding acetyl-CoA carboxylase biotin carboxyl carrier protein, which translates to MKIQEIRELIRLIDQSNIEEFVYEHDGTKVHMKKPTKEALVQATVQPAVEQAAKPVIEEVKPQAPTQPVASPTEVKQQESPKQEVKNTENLHKITSPMVGTFYAAPSPDAPPYVKVGDKVKTDTVVCIIEAMKLFNEIEAEVNGEIVEVLVENGQLVEYGQPLFLVKPE; encoded by the coding sequence ATGAAAATCCAAGAAATTCGCGAACTGATTCGTCTCATTGATCAATCAAACATCGAAGAATTTGTTTACGAACATGATGGAACAAAAGTACATATGAAAAAACCAACCAAAGAAGCACTGGTTCAAGCGACGGTTCAACCAGCAGTGGAACAAGCAGCAAAGCCGGTAATAGAGGAAGTAAAACCGCAAGCGCCAACACAGCCAGTTGCTTCGCCAACAGAAGTGAAACAACAAGAATCACCAAAACAAGAAGTAAAAAATACAGAAAATTTACATAAAATCACTTCGCCGATGGTTGGCACATTTTATGCAGCTCCATCGCCAGACGCACCTCCATACGTGAAAGTGGGCGATAAAGTAAAAACAGATACGGTCGTTTGTATTATTGAAGCGATGAAGCTATTTAACGAAATCGAAGCAGAGGTAAATGGAGAGATCGTTGAAGTGCTTGTTGAAAACGGGCAGCTTGTTGAGTATGGACAACCTCTATTTCTTGTGAAACCGGAATAA
- a CDS encoding SpoIIIAH-like family protein codes for MLKRQTVWLLTMLSLVVVLSVYYVTAPKDMNDDMAFTNNENVTKQQVNDKEKADVAVEEMETKDGKVTSSVSSDDVFTALRMQIEDERSRLRDQLNDIVASANATAQQKSEAMDKIEKLEALAEKEATLETLIKSKGGYNDVLVRAEDDQVRVTIKAKKHSAQSANDVIHMVKSEIPEVDNVTVEFQPAG; via the coding sequence ATGTTAAAGAGACAAACCGTTTGGCTATTAACGATGCTAAGTTTAGTCGTTGTGTTATCCGTTTATTATGTAACGGCCCCGAAAGACATGAATGACGATATGGCTTTTACGAATAATGAAAATGTGACAAAGCAGCAAGTAAATGATAAAGAAAAGGCAGACGTAGCGGTGGAAGAAATGGAAACAAAAGATGGGAAAGTCACTTCCAGCGTTTCAAGCGATGATGTATTTACTGCTCTTCGCATGCAAATTGAGGATGAACGAAGCCGGTTGCGCGACCAATTAAATGATATTGTTGCTTCCGCAAACGCAACCGCACAGCAAAAAAGCGAAGCAATGGATAAAATTGAAAAGCTAGAGGCGTTAGCGGAAAAAGAGGCGACATTAGAAACATTAATCAAATCAAAAGGTGGGTATAATGATGTATTGGTGCGCGCTGAAGATGATCAAGTGCGTGTGACAATTAAAGCGAAAAAGCATTCTGCGCAATCTGCCAATGATGTTATTCATATGGTAAAAAGTGAAATTCCGGAAGTCGATAATGTGACTGTCGAATTCCAACCAGCTGGATAA
- the spoIIIAG gene encoding stage III sporulation protein AG: protein MLEVIKRLFLSTKKEAGEQKRTPFSYVFLLLLAGIALMVMSHFSKEEVTPTIKGKVEEPQQAEPVFGQKQDTKSKIIAAYEQRYEEQLKTALEAIEGVEDVTVVVNIDTTETKILEKNRVTQQQTTEETDREGGKRKIENHSTNEQVVIVRDGENETPIVLTTKKPEIRGVLVVAKGADNLQIKKWIVEAVTRVLNVPSYRVAVLPKK from the coding sequence ATGCTCGAGGTCATTAAACGATTGTTTTTGTCCACCAAAAAAGAAGCTGGAGAACAGAAGCGAACGCCGTTTTCGTATGTGTTTCTCTTATTATTAGCAGGGATTGCATTAATGGTGATGAGCCACTTCTCTAAAGAAGAAGTTACGCCAACAATCAAAGGAAAAGTAGAAGAGCCGCAACAAGCAGAACCAGTATTTGGACAAAAACAAGATACGAAATCAAAAATCATCGCCGCTTATGAACAACGTTACGAAGAACAGCTGAAAACCGCATTGGAAGCTATCGAAGGGGTTGAAGATGTGACCGTCGTCGTCAATATTGACACAACGGAAACGAAAATATTGGAGAAAAATCGCGTCACTCAACAACAAACAACAGAGGAAACGGATCGCGAAGGTGGAAAGCGAAAAATTGAAAACCATTCTACTAATGAACAAGTCGTTATCGTTCGCGATGGGGAGAACGAAACGCCGATCGTACTGACAACAAAAAAACCGGAAATTCGAGGGGTATTAGTAGTGGCGAAAGGCGCTGATAACTTACAAATAAAAAAATGGATTGTTGAGGCAGTGACGCGCGTTTTAAATGTTCCAAGCTATCGTGTTGCTGTATTGCCGAAAAAATAA
- the spoIIIAF gene encoding stage III sporulation protein AF: MQIVIEWVTNILIFILFATMIDLLLPSSNMQKYVKMVVGLILLLLMLSPILKLLSIDPDRWFASIISEKGSQQEMMKNEIEMKKKEIQASQRAYILEQMAVQMKNKVDEELMKEYGLSVEDVSLQTKEKENLQIPKDIETIEVVLTKQEKLGEIQPVIIDTSKPINEPNNDHQLEKEIRTFLATTWEVDENKIAVQVKGREWGDARGH, translated from the coding sequence ATGCAAATTGTGATCGAATGGGTTACAAATATTCTTATTTTCATTTTATTTGCTACGATGATCGATTTACTGCTTCCATCTAGCAATATGCAAAAATATGTAAAAATGGTCGTTGGACTGATTTTGCTTTTGCTTATGTTGTCTCCGATTTTAAAATTGTTGTCCATCGATCCGGATCGATGGTTCGCCTCGATTATATCAGAAAAGGGGAGTCAACAAGAAATGATGAAAAATGAAATCGAAATGAAGAAAAAAGAAATACAAGCCTCACAACGTGCATATATTTTAGAACAAATGGCTGTCCAGATGAAAAACAAGGTGGATGAGGAGTTGATGAAAGAATATGGATTAAGCGTGGAGGACGTCTCTCTTCAAACAAAAGAAAAAGAGAATTTACAAATTCCAAAAGATATTGAAACGATTGAAGTAGTGCTGACAAAACAGGAGAAGCTGGGAGAAATTCAGCCTGTTATTATTGACACATCAAAGCCGATCAATGAACCAAACAATGATCACCAACTTGAAAAAGAAATACGCACATTTTTAGCAACAACATGGGAAGTAGATGAAAATAAAATTGCCGTGCAAGTAAAGGGGAGGGAATGGGGGGATGCTCGAGGTCATTAA
- the spoIIIAE gene encoding stage III sporulation protein AE, which produces MVVGLFFFFLSPFVVQASSPNDQLVQKQMEQLDISGIRQYWEDIVTKYGGFLPESQKGSIAEFLSGEKQLSLKEWLIAFGKFLFYELQANGKLLGTLILLTVFSMVLQSLQNAFEQQTVSKVAYAVVYMVLLIIALNSFRVAMDYALDAVQTMSHFMIAMIPLLLALLASSGGVISAAFFHPIILFLMNTTGTIVEYVTLPLLFLAALLSIVSTLTDHYKVTQLAELLTKVGIGILGVILTIFLGVMSVKGATSAIADGIALRTAKFVTGNFIPVVGKMFTDAADTVVTASMLLKNTVGIVGVVILFIIAAFPALKIFAIAFIYKVSAAVMQPLGGGPVISCLSIMSKSIAYVFASLAIVSLMFFLSLTIIITAGNITMMVR; this is translated from the coding sequence ATGGTCGTCGGCTTATTTTTCTTCTTTTTATCGCCATTTGTTGTACAAGCTTCTTCGCCGAATGATCAACTTGTGCAAAAGCAAATGGAACAGCTGGATATAAGTGGAATTCGTCAATATTGGGAAGATATTGTGACAAAATACGGAGGATTTTTGCCAGAAAGCCAAAAAGGGTCGATTGCCGAGTTTTTAAGCGGGGAAAAACAATTATCACTAAAAGAATGGCTGATCGCGTTTGGAAAATTTCTTTTTTATGAATTACAAGCAAACGGAAAGCTGCTTGGTACCTTAATTTTATTAACGGTATTTAGCATGGTGCTGCAATCATTGCAAAACGCATTTGAACAACAGACCGTCAGCAAAGTTGCCTACGCGGTTGTTTATATGGTGCTCCTTATTATTGCGTTAAATAGTTTTCGGGTGGCGATGGATTACGCATTGGACGCTGTCCAGACGATGAGTCATTTTATGATCGCGATGATTCCGCTGTTGTTGGCGCTGCTAGCTTCTTCAGGGGGAGTAATATCCGCGGCATTTTTCCATCCTATTATTCTTTTTCTGATGAATACGACGGGAACGATTGTGGAATACGTAACGTTGCCTCTTTTATTTTTAGCTGCGCTTTTAAGCATTGTCAGTACGTTAACCGATCATTATAAAGTAACACAGCTTGCTGAATTGCTCACGAAAGTTGGGATTGGAATACTTGGTGTGATTTTGACGATTTTTCTTGGTGTCATGTCTGTGAAAGGAGCAACGTCAGCGATTGCCGATGGCATTGCATTGCGGACGGCAAAATTTGTGACGGGGAATTTTATCCCGGTCGTTGGAAAAATGTTTACCGATGCAGCGGATACGGTAGTGACAGCTTCGATGTTATTGAAAAATACAGTTGGCATCGTCGGTGTTGTCATTTTATTTATCATCGCGGCGTTTCCGGCGCTTAAAATTTTTGCCATTGCGTTTATTTATAAGGTTTCCGCAGCGGTGATGCAGCCGCTTGGAGGGGGACCGGTCATTTCTTGTCTTAGTATTATGAGCAAAAGCATTGCGTATGTTTTCGCTTCTCTTGCGATCGTATCGCTTATGTTTTTCCTCAGTTTAACTATTATCATTACAGCAGGAAACATCACGATGATGGTTCGTTAG
- the spoIIIAD gene encoding stage III sporulation protein AD, whose product MQIVGLGLIATFLVVLLKEHKSSVAFLLTVFVGCVIFLFLIDKISEILRMLQKMASDTKINMIYFETILKIVGIAYIAEFAAQISKDAGQGAIASKIELGGKIIILALAIPILTAIIETVIGLIPSS is encoded by the coding sequence TTGCAAATTGTCGGTCTTGGCTTAATTGCAACGTTTTTAGTAGTGTTATTGAAAGAACATAAATCAAGTGTGGCGTTTTTACTGACGGTATTTGTAGGATGTGTTATTTTCCTTTTCCTCATCGATAAAATTAGCGAGATTTTGCGTATGTTACAAAAAATGGCATCTGATACAAAAATAAATATGATTTATTTTGAAACGATTTTAAAAATTGTTGGTATTGCTTACATTGCCGAATTTGCCGCCCAAATTTCGAAAGATGCTGGTCAGGGAGCAATTGCTTCCAAAATCGAACTTGGCGGGAAAATTATTATTTTGGCGCTGGCCATTCCGATTTTGACAGCCATTATTGAAACGGTAATCGGTTTAATTCCTTCGTCATAA
- the spoIIIAC gene encoding stage III sporulation protein AC: MGIDVDIIFKIAGVGIVVAFLHTVLDQMGKKEYAQWVTLLGFIYILFMVASIVSDLFQKIKDVFLFQG, encoded by the coding sequence ATGGGCATTGACGTGGATATTATTTTTAAAATCGCCGGGGTCGGGATTGTTGTGGCGTTTTTGCATACGGTGCTGGATCAAATGGGGAAGAAAGAATACGCTCAATGGGTGACGCTTCTTGGTTTCATTTACATTTTATTTATGGTCGCCTCGATTGTCAGCGACTTGTTTCAAAAAATTAAAGATGTGTTTTTGTTTCAAGGTTAG
- the spoIIIAB gene encoding stage III sporulation protein SpoIIIAB: protein MKLVGALLILLTTTWAGFEAARMLHERPRQLRQLKAALQALEAEIMYAHTPLSEAALHISRQISSPLSKLFAQFAAKLQVGETSVHQAWEESLQAVWKETALKQGELEIMKQFGETLGQYDRLTQQKQIALALAHLEREEADARERQARYEKMAKSLGVLAGLLLVILLI from the coding sequence ATGAAACTTGTCGGTGCGCTTCTTATTCTGCTGACGACAACATGGGCTGGATTTGAGGCAGCAAGAATGTTGCATGAACGCCCAAGACAGCTTCGCCAGTTAAAGGCGGCCCTGCAAGCATTAGAAGCAGAAATTATGTATGCTCATACTCCTTTATCTGAGGCAGCATTACATATTAGCAGGCAAATATCATCGCCGCTGTCCAAGCTGTTTGCACAATTCGCTGCTAAGCTGCAAGTCGGCGAAACGAGTGTGCATCAGGCATGGGAAGAAAGCCTGCAGGCGGTATGGAAGGAGACTGCGTTAAAGCAGGGGGAGTTAGAAATTATGAAACAATTCGGAGAAACGCTTGGACAGTATGATCGCCTGACACAACAAAAACAAATTGCGCTGGCGCTCGCTCATTTGGAGCGCGAAGAGGCGGATGCGCGCGAAAGGCAGGCCCGCTATGAAAAAATGGCGAAAAGTTTAGGGGTTCTTGCGGGATTGTTACTAGTGATTTTATTGATTTGA
- the spoIIIAA gene encoding stage III sporulation protein AA gives MQAVWDILPKTIAAILQQLPPSWHEQIEEIRVRVLRPLEVIVKGKAHFLPYQVTSEDGIHLLNKLSQYSIYAIEEELKRGFITVQGGHRVGLAGKVVTDGGSVKAIRHVTSFNIRIAKQRIGIAEPLLPYVYNGRWYNTMIIGSPQTGKTTLLRDAARMISMGINEKHIPSQKVGIVDERSEIAGCVKGIPQFELGNRVDVLDACPKAEGMMMMIRSMSPDVLIVDEIGRAEDSEAILEAVNAGVCIWTTVHGRKWRDVFQRPTLRPIIEQGVFDRFVELTNEYGPGTVRRITDANGVVLYEQAVRSR, from the coding sequence ATGCAAGCTGTATGGGATATACTTCCAAAAACGATTGCTGCGATATTGCAACAACTGCCTCCTTCATGGCATGAGCAAATCGAGGAAATTCGGGTGAGAGTTCTTCGTCCATTAGAAGTGATCGTAAAAGGGAAAGCACATTTTTTGCCATATCAAGTGACTTCCGAAGATGGCATACATTTGCTCAATAAACTAAGCCAATATTCGATTTATGCCATAGAAGAAGAGCTCAAGCGAGGGTTTATTACAGTACAAGGAGGCCATCGTGTTGGACTAGCAGGAAAAGTAGTGACAGACGGCGGAAGCGTGAAAGCGATTCGCCATGTTACTTCTTTTAACATTCGAATTGCTAAGCAAAGAATCGGAATTGCCGAGCCTCTCCTTCCGTATGTGTACAATGGCCGCTGGTATAACACGATGATTATCGGTTCACCGCAAACAGGAAAAACGACACTGCTTCGTGACGCGGCGCGAATGATAAGTATGGGAATTAATGAGAAACACATTCCATCACAAAAAGTTGGCATTGTCGATGAACGTTCTGAAATTGCGGGATGTGTGAAAGGAATTCCGCAATTTGAGCTCGGAAACCGTGTTGACGTACTCGATGCATGCCCAAAAGCAGAGGGAATGATGATGATGATTCGCTCGATGAGTCCAGACGTACTAATCGTGGATGAAATTGGCCGTGCCGAAGATAGTGAAGCAATTTTAGAAGCAGTAAATGCAGGGGTATGTATATGGACAACTGTACACGGTAGAAAATGGAGGGATGTGTTTCAACGCCCCACATTGCGTCCGATTATTGAACAAGGTGTATTTGACCGATTTGTGGAATTGACAAACGAATATGGGCCAGGAACAGTAAGGCGCATTACTGATGCAAATGGGGTGGTGCTGTATGAACAGGCGGTGAGGAGCAGATGA
- a CDS encoding YqhV family protein: MKRWLQFIEPAVLSMAGMRLLSAAIEMIAALVMLLFNDVKKALAVNAILAVVGPTIFIITMTIGLLSLADELSFSKLGFIALGVILILIGIYK; this comes from the coding sequence ATGAAACGGTGGCTGCAATTTATCGAACCAGCTGTTTTGTCAATGGCAGGAATGCGGTTGCTGTCGGCTGCGATAGAGATGATCGCTGCTCTTGTCATGCTGCTGTTCAATGATGTCAAAAAAGCGTTGGCCGTCAATGCAATCCTTGCAGTGGTTGGACCGACTATTTTTATCATCACGATGACGATTGGCCTGCTTTCTTTAGCAGACGAGCTTTCTTTTTCGAAATTAGGTTTTATCGCTTTAGGGGTCATTCTTATTCTCATCGGTATTTATAAGTAA
- the efp gene encoding elongation factor P, with translation MISVNDFRTGLTIEVDGDIWRVMDFQHVKPGKGAAFVRSKLRNLRTGAIQEKTFRAGEKVNRAQIDTRKMQYLYANGDQHVFMDMETYEQIELPAKQIEHELKFLKENMEVYIMMYQGETIGVELPNTVELKVVETEPGIKGDTASGGSKPAKLETGLVVQVPFFVNEGDTLIINTADGTYVSRA, from the coding sequence ATGATTTCAGTAAACGATTTTCGTACAGGATTAACGATTGAAGTAGATGGCGATATTTGGCGTGTTATGGACTTCCAGCACGTCAAACCTGGTAAAGGTGCGGCATTTGTCCGTTCAAAACTTCGCAACCTTCGTACAGGTGCGATTCAGGAAAAAACGTTCCGCGCTGGTGAAAAAGTAAACCGCGCGCAAATCGATACGCGAAAAATGCAATATTTATATGCCAACGGCGATCAGCACGTATTTATGGATATGGAAACATACGAGCAAATCGAACTTCCGGCGAAACAAATCGAACATGAATTGAAATTTTTAAAAGAAAACATGGAAGTTTACATCATGATGTACCAAGGTGAAACGATTGGGGTAGAACTTCCAAATACTGTTGAATTAAAAGTAGTAGAAACAGAACCGGGCATTAAAGGCGATACCGCTTCTGGCGGTTCGAAGCCAGCGAAGTTAGAAACTGGTCTTGTTGTTCAAGTTCCGTTCTTTGTCAATGAAGGAGACACGTTAATTATCAACACAGCAGATGGCACATACGTTTCCCGTGCCTAA
- a CDS encoding M24 family metallopeptidase: protein MEKLAKLRASFAEHGIDGMLVTNPYNRRYITGFTGTAGVAVISQDKAVFITDFRYVEQASKQVQGFEIIKHTGPIIEEVAKQVARLNIQKLGFEQEDISYATFKAYEKEVNAKLVPTSNVIEKLRLIKSESEIKILKEAAEIADAAFEHILSFIRPGVKEIDVANELEFFMRKQGATSSSFDIIVASGYRSALPHGVATDKVIEKGELVTLDFGAYYKGYCSDITRTVAVGEISDELKTIYDIVLQAQLRGMEGIKPGMTGKEADALTRDYITEKGYGEYFGHSTGHGIGLEIHEGPALSVRSDVVLEPGMVVTVEPGIYIAGLGGVRIEDDTVVTENGNESLTHSPKELIIL, encoded by the coding sequence ATGGAAAAATTAGCAAAATTACGTGCATCGTTTGCCGAACATGGCATTGACGGAATGCTTGTAACCAATCCATATAACCGTCGTTATATTACCGGTTTTACGGGTACGGCAGGCGTCGCTGTCATTAGCCAAGATAAAGCGGTATTTATTACTGATTTCCGCTATGTCGAGCAAGCGTCCAAACAAGTGCAAGGTTTTGAAATTATAAAACATACCGGACCGATTATAGAAGAAGTCGCTAAGCAAGTTGCCCGCCTCAACATTCAAAAGCTCGGTTTTGAGCAAGAAGACATTTCTTATGCAACGTTTAAAGCATATGAAAAAGAGGTTAACGCGAAACTCGTCCCGACTTCCAATGTGATTGAAAAGTTGCGCTTGATTAAGTCGGAATCAGAGATTAAGATATTAAAGGAAGCGGCGGAAATTGCCGATGCGGCATTTGAACACATTCTTTCCTTTATTCGTCCAGGCGTAAAAGAAATTGATGTGGCGAATGAGCTGGAATTTTTTATGCGCAAACAAGGTGCGACTTCCTCTTCATTTGATATCATTGTCGCATCTGGCTACCGCTCTGCATTGCCGCATGGAGTGGCAACTGATAAAGTCATTGAAAAAGGCGAGCTCGTCACCCTTGATTTTGGCGCCTATTACAAAGGATATTGTTCCGACATTACAAGAACAGTCGCAGTGGGCGAAATTAGCGACGAGTTGAAAACGATTTATGACATTGTGCTCCAAGCTCAATTGCGCGGCATGGAAGGGATTAAGCCCGGAATGACCGGAAAGGAAGCGGATGCGCTTACTCGTGATTACATTACAGAAAAAGGATATGGAGAGTATTTTGGGCATTCGACTGGTCACGGGATTGGATTGGAGATTCATGAAGGACCGGCGCTATCAGTTCGTTCCGATGTTGTGCTCGAGCCTGGAATGGTTGTCACCGTAGAGCCGGGCATTTACATAGCGGGACTTGGCGGCGTGCGCATTGAAGATGATACGGTTGTCACCGAAAACGGTAATGAATCGCTGACTCATTCGCCAAAAGAACTGATCATTTTATAA
- a CDS encoding type II 3-dehydroquinate dehydratase, which produces MILNVGASTHYSYAIHGAIANVSAPVVEVHISNIHAREPLRH; this is translated from the coding sequence ATCATTTTAAATGTCGGTGCGTCTACACATTATAGCTATGCAATTCATGGCGCGATTGCTAATGTTAGCGCCCCAGTGGTGGAAGTACATATTTCCAATATTCACGCGCGTGAGCCGCTTCGTCATTAG
- a CDS encoding YqhR family membrane protein yields the protein MAENQAQYEQNKKERPMSILMKVVITGFVGGVFWSLLGYLAYFFHFTEISPNMILFPWVAGDWKYGKLGNYIAIFLIGLLSILVALIYYVALKQIKGMWGGILYGVVLWLIVFYGLNPLFPNLEAVSHLERNTIITTLCLYILYGVFIGYSISFEMQEMNRQTQTKTANK from the coding sequence ATGGCAGAAAATCAGGCGCAGTATGAGCAAAATAAGAAGGAGCGCCCGATGTCTATTCTTATGAAAGTCGTGATTACTGGGTTTGTCGGTGGAGTATTTTGGAGTCTATTAGGATATTTAGCTTACTTTTTTCACTTTACGGAAATTAGCCCAAATATGATTTTGTTCCCATGGGTTGCCGGTGACTGGAAATACGGAAAGCTTGGAAATTACATCGCCATTTTTCTCATCGGATTATTATCCATATTAGTCGCTCTTATTTATTATGTTGCCTTAAAACAAATTAAAGGAATGTGGGGAGGAATTTTGTACGGCGTCGTTTTATGGCTTATCGTATTTTATGGGTTAAATCCGCTTTTTCCGAATTTGGAAGCTGTTTCACATTTAGAGCGGAATACAATTATTACGACACTTTGTTTATACATTTTATATGGAGTTTTCATCGGATATTCGATTTCATTTGAAATGCAAGAAATGAATCGACAAACACAAACGAAAACAGCAAATAAGTAG
- a CDS encoding DUF1385 domain-containing protein: MKNITKPVYGGQAVVEGVMFAGKIYSVTAIRRKDHSIEYFRLPRQTNPTVAFLKKIPFIRGIVAIIEASANGAKHLQFASERYELDPNEEQALQKTKTDSSKLSLVLGVAVIGVLSFLFAKTIFTLVPVFLAASLKPLFPTKMAQIFVEGAFKLALLLAYIYFISLTPLIKRVFQYHGAEHKVINAFEAGLPLTVENVQRSSRLHYRCGSSFILFTVIVGLFVYMFVPTDPLWLRVVNRLALIPVVLGISFEVLQFTNKLRNIPVLRWLGYPGLWLQLLTTKEPTDDQVEVAIASFQELLRLEKNVETETKAVQY; the protein is encoded by the coding sequence ATGAAAAACATAACAAAACCAGTGTATGGCGGCCAGGCAGTGGTAGAAGGGGTCATGTTTGCTGGAAAAATATATTCTGTTACCGCAATTCGCCGCAAAGATCATTCCATTGAATACTTTCGTTTGCCGCGCCAAACAAATCCAACAGTTGCGTTTCTCAAAAAAATCCCGTTTATTCGCGGAATCGTCGCGATTATAGAAGCGAGCGCAAACGGGGCGAAACACTTGCAGTTTGCCAGCGAGCGTTATGAACTAGATCCAAACGAAGAACAAGCTTTGCAAAAAACAAAAACGGATTCGTCAAAACTTTCCCTCGTACTTGGCGTCGCAGTGATCGGGGTATTGTCCTTTTTATTCGCTAAAACCATTTTTACGCTTGTTCCTGTATTTTTAGCAGCATCCTTAAAACCGTTATTTCCTACAAAAATGGCACAAATTTTTGTAGAAGGAGCGTTTAAGCTTGCTTTGCTGCTAGCTTATATTTACTTTATTTCTTTAACCCCACTCATTAAACGCGTTTTTCAATATCATGGCGCGGAACATAAAGTAATCAACGCGTTCGAAGCAGGACTTCCTCTTACGGTAGAGAACGTCCAGCGTTCATCCCGGCTTCACTATCGCTGCGGCAGTAGCTTTATTTTATTTACTGTCATCGTCGGCTTATTTGTATATATGTTTGTTCCAACAGACCCTCTCTGGTTAAGAGTAGTCAACCGGCTTGCTCTTATTCCGGTTGTACTTGGCATTTCGTTTGAGGTATTGCAGTTTACGAATAAATTGCGTAATATCCCGGTTTTACGCTGGCTCGGTTACCCTGGTTTATGGCTACAGCTTCTTACCACAAAAGAACCGACAGATGACCAAGTCGAAGTTGCGATTGCTTCCTTTCAAGAGCTGCTTCGTTTAGAGAAAAACGTGGAAACAGAAACAAAAGCAGTTCAGTATTAA
- a CDS encoding SA1362 family protein → MRRGAIHPLVGIILFFGVFGFIYAIFEQPTALFRKAMFIALMIAGIYVIYHFVFRRRVNKDHIAYLKAVRQSKKLHPQAVRKQKTKSTNLKMKRLPRKRTTHLTVIEGKKGKKKNRASF, encoded by the coding sequence TTGCGGCGCGGTGCCATTCATCCGCTTGTCGGGATTATCCTTTTTTTCGGAGTGTTCGGTTTCATATACGCCATTTTCGAACAGCCGACCGCTCTGTTTCGAAAAGCGATGTTCATTGCTCTTATGATTGCGGGAATATATGTTATCTATCATTTTGTTTTCAGACGACGTGTCAATAAAGATCATATCGCGTATTTAAAAGCGGTTCGCCAATCGAAAAAACTCCATCCCCAAGCGGTTCGAAAACAAAAAACAAAAAGTACGAATCTAAAAATGAAACGCCTGCCAAGAAAACGAACCACTCATTTAACCGTCATCGAAGGAAAAAAAGGCAAAAAAAAGAATCGAGCATCGTTTTAG
- the mntR gene encoding transcriptional regulator MntR, with the protein MPTPSMEDYIEQIYILIEEKGYARVSDIAEALSVHPSSVTKMVQKLDKDEYLVYEKYRGLVLTAKGKKIGKRLVYRHELLEQFMRIIGVDEENIYHDVEGIEHHLSWNAIDRIGDLVQYFQEDPKRIETLRNIQKRNEQAEE; encoded by the coding sequence TTGCCGACACCAAGTATGGAAGATTATATTGAACAAATCTACATTTTAATCGAAGAAAAAGGATATGCGCGAGTATCAGATATAGCTGAGGCATTGTCCGTACATCCCTCCTCTGTCACAAAAATGGTGCAAAAATTGGATAAAGATGAATATTTAGTTTATGAAAAATACCGCGGTTTAGTGTTAACGGCGAAAGGAAAGAAAATCGGAAAAAGACTTGTATACCGCCACGAATTGTTAGAACAATTTATGCGCATTATCGGTGTGGATGAGGAAAACATTTATCACGATGTCGAGGGAATTGAACACCATTTAAGCTGGAACGCGATTGACCGCATCGGCGATTTGGTGCAATATTTCCAGGAAGATCCAAAGCGCATCGAGACGCTTCGTAACATTCAAAAACGGAACGAACAAGCAGAAGAGTAA